Genomic window (Primulina eburnea isolate SZY01 chromosome 8, ASM2296580v1, whole genome shotgun sequence):
GTTAAAGGTACCTATTTGGTTACACTCGAACCCATCGACTAATATATAGAGCAGTCGTCGCGTTTCAGAAAGCAACTTTAGACTCTCCCCCTAGAAGCTCCATGAAATATGAATCCACTCTCAATTGAACTCGTCCAATGTGCAACCGCCGAAAGCTAAAACTGCAAAATCCCAGCACAGATGCAAAGAAACATGCCCGTTGGGTTCTATAATCTACTGGGAATGGAATGGCACGGAAATCATTGCTTTCTGATACTAAGTTCTTGTTTCTGTATTCATCTGCACCGTTTGCAAAACTCTTGGACTCTTGCATTAAGACGAAGTCGTTCCGTGAAGCATGTGCCATCCATGCTTGCGTTATCAAATCCCGGTTCATCGAAGAAGTCTTCATCAACAACAGGCTCATTGATGTGTATGGCAAATGTGGGTATTTTGTTTACGCTAGTAAactgtttgataaaatgcaaaCAAGAAACACTTTTTCTTGTAATTCCATGATCGGCGCGTTAATGATATCGGGTTCATTTGATGGGGCTGAGCGGTTATTTTGTTCGATGCCTGAACCTGATCAATGCTCGTGGAATTTGATGGTCTCATGTTTTGCACAGCTGGAGATGTTTGATAAATCTTTAGAGTATTTACAGAAAATGCataaagaaaattttgtgttgaatgagtTTAGCTATGGAAGTGGGCTTAGCGCTTGCTCTGGATTGAGGGACTCAATATCTGGAGCCCAAATGCATGCTTCCCTAGCTAAGTCCCGGTTCACATCGGATGTTTACATGGGGTCTGCACTAATTGATATGTATGCAAAATGTGGCGATGTGGATTGTGCTCAAAGGGCTTTTGATGTGATGGTTGAGCGTAATGTTGTCTCTTGGAATAGTTTGATTACATGCTATGAACAGAATGGACCTGCGAGTGAAGCCCTTTGGGTTTTTGTCAAAATGATGGTTTATGGGCTCGAGCCAGATGAGATGACTCTAGCAAGTGTGATTAGTGCTTGTGCAAGCTTGTGCGCAACTAAAGAAGGCCAGGCTATTCATGCCCGGGTTatgaaattcaagaagttcAGGGATGATATTGTAATATCTAATGCATTGGTTGATATGTATGCTAAGTGTGGTATGATAAATGAAGCAAGGTGGATTTTTGATAGGATGCCTATAAGAAATGTGGTGTCTGAAACCTCTATTGTTAGTGGATATGCAAAATTTTCGAGCATAAAAACTGCAAGAACTATGTTTTCCAAGATGATGGACAGGAATGTTGTATCTTGGAACGCGCTTATTGCTGGATATACGCAGAAAGGGAATAACGAAGAGGCCCTTGGACTTTTTCTGCTCTTGAAAAGGGAAGCTATATGGCCTACTCACTATACATTCGGGAACCTTCTCAATGCCTGTGCAAATCTTTCTGACCTGAAGCTCGGCAGGCAGGCTCATACCCATGTTCTAAAGCAGGGATTTCGATTCCGACATGGACCAGACCCTGATGTTTTTGTTGGAAACTCTCTCATAGATATGTATATGAAATGTGGATCGGTTGAAGATGGAAATGGGGTGTTCAGGAACATGGTCGAAAGAGACGGTGTTTCTTTTAATGCAATGATTGCAGGGTATGCACAAAATGGGAAAGGGATGGAAGCTCTCGAGTTGTTTAAGGAAATGCTGGCATTTGGATATAAACCAGATCATGTCAGTATGATTGGAGTTCTTTGTGCTTGTAGTCATGCAGGATTGGTTGAGGAAGGGCGTCAGTATTTTTATTCAATGATCGAAGATTATGATCTGAAACCTCTGAAAGACCATTATTCATGCATGGTTGATATACTTGGTCGTGCTGGTCGGCTTATGGAAGCAAAGAACTTGATTGTTTCAATGCCTATGCCTCCTGATAGTGTTGTATGGGGATCTTTGCTTGCATCTTGTAAAGTACACCGTGATATTGACTTGGGGATTTTTGTGGCAAAAAAACTTCTAGAGATTGATCCTGAAAATTCGGCCCCCTATGTTGTTCTCGCAAACATGTATGCCGAGCTCGGGAGATGGAGAGACGCTACAAGAGTTCGGAAACTTATGAAACAGCATGGTGTGGTCAAGGAGCCTGGCTGCAGTTGGATTGAAATGGGTAGCCAAGTGCATACTTTCAGGGTCAAAGATACCAGGCAT
Coding sequences:
- the LOC140838335 gene encoding pentatricopeptide repeat-containing protein At2g13600; the protein is MARKSLLSDTKFLFLYSSAPFAKLLDSCIKTKSFREACAIHACVIKSRFIEEVFINNRLIDVYGKCGYFVYASKLFDKMQTRNTFSCNSMIGALMISGSFDGAERLFCSMPEPDQCSWNLMVSCFAQLEMFDKSLEYLQKMHKENFVLNEFSYGSGLSACSGLRDSISGAQMHASLAKSRFTSDVYMGSALIDMYAKCGDVDCAQRAFDVMVERNVVSWNSLITCYEQNGPASEALWVFVKMMVYGLEPDEMTLASVISACASLCATKEGQAIHARVMKFKKFRDDIVISNALVDMYAKCGMINEARWIFDRMPIRNVVSETSIVSGYAKFSSIKTARTMFSKMMDRNVVSWNALIAGYTQKGNNEEALGLFLLLKREAIWPTHYTFGNLLNACANLSDLKLGRQAHTHVLKQGFRFRHGPDPDVFVGNSLIDMYMKCGSVEDGNGVFRNMVERDGVSFNAMIAGYAQNGKGMEALELFKEMLAFGYKPDHVSMIGVLCACSHAGLVEEGRQYFYSMIEDYDLKPLKDHYSCMVDILGRAGRLMEAKNLIVSMPMPPDSVVWGSLLASCKVHRDIDLGIFVAKKLLEIDPENSAPYVVLANMYAELGRWRDATRVRKLMKQHGVVKEPGCSWIEMGSQVHTFRVKDTRHSQRREIYMVLKTLDKTMKLSRYDPMIDKFDAGGEQSKAELSRFLDFEVPMLVDVA